A genome region from Nitrospira sp. includes the following:
- a CDS encoding DUF882 domain-containing protein has protein sequence MGSDAPSLWTRRGLLRTATAGVALAFARVAFPSKTWASRLPDGRLNLYNLQTDERLSVTYRDGAGEYDQDALNALNHFLRCHHTNETAMMDVQLIEFINLVQKRIGGRRTVHIVSGYRSPEYNEQLIRMGTRAARHSYHMSGKAVDVQIPGVSLRTLREVALRLGCGGVGYYPRGKFVHLDSGPYRHW, from the coding sequence ATGGGATCTGACGCACCGTCTCTCTGGACCAGACGGGGATTATTACGCACGGCCACGGCCGGGGTTGCATTGGCATTTGCTCGCGTGGCCTTTCCGTCCAAGACGTGGGCGTCGCGGTTGCCTGACGGCCGGTTGAACTTATACAACCTGCAGACCGATGAACGGCTGTCGGTTACGTACCGGGACGGAGCCGGCGAGTACGATCAGGATGCACTCAATGCGCTCAATCATTTTCTGCGCTGCCACCACACGAACGAAACCGCGATGATGGATGTGCAGCTGATTGAATTCATCAATCTCGTGCAGAAGCGAATCGGCGGTCGTCGCACGGTGCATATTGTGTCCGGGTATCGTTCGCCTGAGTATAACGAGCAGCTCATCAGAATGGGCACACGCGCGGCGCGCCATAGTTACCATATGTCGGGAAAAGCGGTCGATGTGCAGATTCCCGGTGTGTCGTTGCGGACACTACGTGAGGTCGCATTGCGACTCGGTTGTGGCGGGGTGGGATACTATCCGCGTGGCAAGTTTGTGCATCTCGATTCAGGTCCTTACCGGCACTGGTAA
- a CDS encoding DUF4321 domain-containing protein produces MRKSIGVLLIFILIGGMLGGIFGEILRVMAPNGAIQNIFASNFSPGISPPLTIDLVLLKLTFGFSIKVNLLSVLGMFLGAYLYKQM; encoded by the coding sequence ATGAGAAAATCGATCGGCGTGCTGCTGATCTTTATCCTGATCGGCGGAATGCTGGGCGGGATTTTCGGGGAAATTCTTCGCGTGATGGCCCCGAATGGCGCAATTCAGAACATCTTTGCCAGCAATTTTTCCCCCGGCATCAGCCCTCCACTCACCATCGACCTGGTCCTCCTCAAACTGACGTTCGGCTTCAGCATCAAGGTGAACCTGCTTAGCGTGTTAGGGATGTTCCTCGGAGCCTATCTCTACAAACAGATGTAG
- the rpsP gene encoding 30S ribosomal protein S16 — protein MAVHLRLARTGRHKRPMYRVIAADSRKPRDGRFLEILGIFDPLKNPAVPVLKSERVLSWLRHGAQPTVTVRTLLKRHGVWKEFETEKSAKVEKTAKPEKAEKAVTSVKSKK, from the coding sequence GTGGCGGTTCATTTACGATTGGCACGGACAGGGCGACATAAGCGGCCGATGTATCGGGTGATTGCGGCTGACTCACGGAAACCACGCGATGGGCGCTTTTTGGAAATCCTCGGCATTTTCGATCCGCTCAAGAATCCGGCCGTGCCGGTACTGAAGTCGGAGCGGGTGTTGTCCTGGTTGCGGCATGGTGCTCAGCCCACGGTAACCGTGCGGACGCTATTGAAGCGACACGGGGTCTGGAAAGAGTTCGAAACGGAGAAGAGTGCGAAAGTCGAAAAGACTGCGAAGCCGGAAAAGGCCGAGAAGGCTGTCACGAGCGTGAAGAGCAAGAAGTAG
- the rimM gene encoding ribosome maturation factor RimM (Essential for efficient processing of 16S rRNA), which translates to MATLDHAELVTIGRIERSFGVRGEARVRSLTDVPGRFEALGQVTIVGSAGKTIETRVTHVRPGGPTWIVAFEAFTTPEQVAEFRGAFIQVPRGDSPALPADQYYQCDLIGMVVQDEVGTVFGRLEEVVAMSGNQSFLVRQDGKDMLIPAAKQVVVAVDVSARVMTVRLPEGFGEL; encoded by the coding sequence ATGGCGACGCTCGACCACGCAGAACTCGTCACCATCGGAAGGATCGAGCGATCGTTCGGGGTGCGAGGCGAGGCGCGCGTGCGTTCGCTTACGGATGTGCCGGGGCGATTCGAGGCTCTTGGGCAGGTGACCATTGTCGGGTCTGCCGGGAAGACCATCGAGACCCGTGTGACACATGTGCGGCCCGGGGGGCCGACGTGGATTGTGGCGTTCGAGGCGTTTACGACTCCTGAGCAGGTCGCCGAGTTTCGCGGAGCCTTCATCCAAGTTCCCCGCGGAGACTCGCCGGCGTTGCCGGCCGACCAGTACTATCAATGTGATTTGATCGGGATGGTCGTGCAGGATGAGGTCGGGACGGTGTTCGGTCGCTTGGAAGAAGTGGTCGCCATGTCCGGCAACCAGAGTTTTCTGGTGCGACAGGACGGAAAAGACATGCTGATTCCTGCGGCGAAACAAGTCGTGGTTGCGGTCGACGTATCGGCACGGGTCATGACCGTGCGGCTGCCGGAAGGGTTTGGAGAGCTGTAA
- the uvrB gene encoding excinuclease ABC subunit UvrB, protein MPPFKLEAPFKPCGDQGQAIEKLTSGILAGKQHQALLGVTGSGKTFTMANVVEQVQKPTLVLVHNKTLAGQLYQEFKQFFPQNVVGYFISYYDYYQPEAYIPQSDTYIAKDASINDAIDQMRHAATASLLQRSDVLIVSSVSCIYGLGSPKVYGDMLVYLEVGMETRREKILAKLVEIQYARNDVDFHRGTFRARGDVIEIFPASSEASSVRIELFGDVVDAILEIDPLTGKSLGKLSKITIYPNTHYLIAPDRYERAITGIEEELDLQVAAFKKNGQLLEAQRIEQRTKFDLEMIRAMGYCHGIENYSRHLSGRAPGEAPPTLLDYFPKDFLLIIDESHATVPQVGGMYEGDFSRKRTLVNYGFRLPSAFDNRPLKFAEFERMLKQVIYVSATPGPYELEHAKGEVVEQIIRPTGLMDPLIDVRSAKGQVDNLLAEVRTEAAKGNRVLVTTLTKRMAEDLTEYYHDLGVKVRYLHSDIKTLERAEIIRDLRRGVFDVLVGINLLREGLDLPEVSLVAILDADKEGYLRSHRSLIQTAGRAARNLDGRVIFYGDTVTDSMRRAMDETARRRHIQEAYNAAHGITPESIKKQIPVLDYPTNSGNEGQLELAAESVSEYATTGNMEQVICRLEVEMKAAAKKLEFERAAELRNRIRALKLKELELAE, encoded by the coding sequence ATGCCTCCGTTTAAACTCGAAGCGCCATTTAAGCCCTGTGGAGACCAGGGGCAAGCCATTGAAAAGCTGACGTCCGGAATCCTGGCCGGGAAGCAACATCAGGCATTGCTCGGCGTCACCGGTTCCGGCAAGACGTTCACCATGGCGAATGTCGTCGAGCAGGTGCAGAAGCCGACGCTCGTGCTCGTGCACAATAAGACCCTGGCCGGCCAGCTCTATCAGGAGTTTAAGCAGTTCTTCCCGCAGAATGTCGTCGGGTATTTCATCAGCTATTACGACTATTACCAGCCGGAAGCCTATATCCCGCAGAGTGATACCTACATTGCGAAGGATGCCTCCATTAACGATGCGATCGACCAGATGCGTCACGCAGCGACGGCGTCGTTGTTGCAACGCAGTGACGTGCTGATCGTGTCGTCGGTGTCCTGCATCTACGGCCTTGGATCGCCGAAGGTGTACGGCGACATGTTGGTGTATCTGGAAGTGGGGATGGAGACGCGGCGTGAAAAGATACTCGCGAAGCTGGTGGAGATTCAGTATGCGCGGAATGATGTGGATTTCCACCGCGGCACGTTTCGCGCGCGTGGCGATGTCATCGAAATTTTTCCAGCCTCGTCGGAAGCGAGCTCGGTGCGGATTGAATTGTTCGGCGATGTGGTGGACGCCATCCTCGAGATCGACCCATTGACCGGGAAGTCGTTGGGCAAGTTGTCGAAGATCACCATCTATCCGAATACACACTATCTCATTGCACCGGATCGATACGAACGAGCGATTACGGGAATTGAGGAAGAGTTGGATCTCCAAGTCGCGGCATTTAAGAAGAACGGTCAGTTGCTGGAAGCGCAACGGATCGAGCAACGCACCAAGTTCGATCTCGAAATGATTCGCGCGATGGGCTATTGCCACGGGATCGAGAACTATTCGCGGCATTTGAGCGGGCGTGCGCCGGGCGAAGCACCCCCGACCTTGCTGGATTATTTTCCGAAAGATTTTCTGCTGATCATTGACGAGTCGCACGCGACGGTGCCGCAGGTCGGCGGCATGTACGAAGGCGACTTTTCGCGCAAACGGACGCTGGTGAATTACGGGTTCCGCCTGCCGTCCGCGTTCGATAATCGCCCGCTGAAGTTTGCTGAATTCGAGCGGATGCTGAAGCAGGTGATCTACGTGTCGGCGACACCCGGTCCCTATGAGCTCGAGCACGCCAAAGGCGAAGTCGTCGAGCAGATCATCCGCCCGACCGGGCTGATGGATCCCCTGATTGATGTGCGGTCGGCGAAGGGGCAGGTCGACAATCTGCTGGCCGAGGTGCGGACGGAGGCGGCGAAGGGAAATCGTGTGTTGGTGACCACCTTGACCAAGCGAATGGCCGAAGACCTCACCGAGTATTATCACGACCTGGGCGTGAAGGTGCGGTATCTGCACTCGGACATCAAGACGCTGGAGCGGGCGGAAATCATCCGCGACCTCCGACGTGGCGTATTCGATGTGCTGGTCGGGATCAATTTGCTGCGAGAAGGGCTCGATCTCCCGGAGGTGAGTTTGGTGGCGATTCTGGACGCAGATAAGGAAGGGTATCTCCGCTCCCATCGGTCGCTGATTCAAACGGCGGGCCGCGCCGCGCGAAATCTGGACGGGCGCGTGATTTTTTACGGGGACACGGTTACGGATTCCATGCGGCGCGCCATGGACGAGACGGCGCGTCGACGTCATATCCAGGAAGCCTATAATGCGGCCCATGGCATTACGCCCGAGAGTATCAAGAAGCAGATTCCCGTGCTGGACTATCCAACCAATAGCGGGAATGAGGGGCAGCTCGAACTGGCGGCAGAGTCGGTGAGCGAGTATGCCACGACAGGCAACATGGAGCAGGTGATTTGCCGGCTTGAGGTTGAGATGAAGGCGGCCGCCAAGAAATTGGAGTTCGAGCGGGCGGCCGAATTACGGAATCGGATCAGAGCCTTGAAATTGAAGGAGTTGGAGTTGGCGGAATAG
- the ffh gene encoding signal recognition particle protein, producing the protein MLDALSEKFERILKKLRGQGVLTEDNIAEALKEVRLALLEADVNFKVVKDFLDRVREKAVGQEVLKSLTPGHQVVKVVWDELRGMMGGERSGISLASRPPTIIMMVGLQGAGKTTTSGKLARLFKSQGKRVLLVAADPRRPAAGDQLASLGHDLEIDVHRFDQVDASRADVVRICQRGVERGQEQGYDLIVLDTGGRLHVDDELMAELVAVKQAVNPHEVLLVADAMTGQDAVNMAGQFDQQVGLTGVILTKVEGDARGGAVLSIRAVTGRPIKFLGMGEKLDALEPFHPDRMASRILGMGDVLSLIEKAQETFSREEAEAAQKKLTSSTFTLEDFRSQLGQMNRLGSFEQILGMLPGGQKLKDLANSGLPEKEMKRVAAMIDSMTSRERRDHTLINGSRKKRIARGSGTSVQEVNRLIKQFLQARKIAKVMSGGAGGRRQLAQMLRGM; encoded by the coding sequence GTGCTTGACGCGCTCAGCGAAAAATTCGAACGAATCCTCAAGAAGCTTCGTGGGCAGGGTGTGCTCACGGAAGACAATATTGCTGAGGCTTTGAAGGAAGTTCGTCTCGCGTTGCTTGAAGCGGACGTCAACTTCAAGGTCGTCAAGGATTTCCTGGACCGCGTTCGTGAGAAGGCGGTTGGTCAGGAGGTTCTGAAAAGCCTGACCCCAGGGCACCAGGTCGTCAAAGTGGTCTGGGACGAGCTCCGCGGCATGATGGGCGGTGAGCGGTCCGGTATCAGTCTCGCCTCCAGGCCACCGACCATCATTATGATGGTGGGGTTGCAGGGAGCCGGGAAAACAACGACCTCCGGCAAACTCGCTCGGTTGTTTAAGAGCCAGGGGAAGCGCGTGTTACTGGTGGCGGCCGACCCCCGTCGCCCCGCCGCGGGTGATCAGTTGGCGAGTCTCGGGCACGATCTTGAAATCGATGTGCATCGATTCGATCAAGTCGATGCGTCACGTGCCGACGTCGTGCGAATCTGCCAACGTGGGGTAGAGCGTGGCCAAGAGCAAGGGTACGACCTCATTGTGTTGGATACCGGCGGCCGGTTGCACGTCGATGATGAATTGATGGCCGAACTCGTGGCAGTGAAGCAGGCCGTGAACCCCCACGAGGTGCTCCTGGTAGCCGATGCCATGACCGGCCAGGATGCCGTCAATATGGCCGGCCAGTTCGATCAGCAAGTCGGTCTCACCGGGGTCATCTTGACAAAGGTCGAGGGTGATGCGCGTGGAGGCGCTGTGCTGTCCATCCGGGCTGTGACCGGAAGGCCGATTAAGTTTCTTGGGATGGGGGAAAAACTCGATGCCTTGGAGCCGTTCCATCCGGACCGGATGGCGTCGCGAATCCTCGGGATGGGCGATGTGCTCTCGCTCATTGAGAAGGCTCAGGAGACGTTTTCACGGGAAGAGGCCGAAGCTGCTCAAAAGAAACTGACCAGTAGCACCTTTACCCTGGAAGATTTTCGGTCGCAACTCGGGCAGATGAATCGGCTGGGGTCATTCGAGCAAATCCTGGGGATGCTGCCAGGCGGACAAAAGTTGAAAGATCTCGCCAATAGCGGACTGCCGGAAAAGGAAATGAAGCGGGTCGCGGCCATGATCGACTCCATGACCTCACGCGAGCGGCGCGACCACACGTTGATCAACGGGAGCCGAAAGAAACGAATCGCCCGTGGCAGCGGGACAAGTGTGCAAGAGGTCAACCGCTTGATCAAGCAATTCCTGCAGGCCAGGAAAATCGCCAAGGTCATGTCAGGTGGTGCGGGAGGTCGGCGTCAGTTGGCCCAAATGCTTCGAGGCATGTAA
- a CDS encoding sigma-54 dependent transcriptional regulator, which yields MAKPKVFILEDDPSIAAAVRSSFEDEFELIAAEWTQTAVLQIHEQMPLVTLLALESSSNSVAEGYVRVLQELRQTGHGGKVIAYTESTERSLAVRAVQQGAYDVLSKPLDMSLLRQIIRRAARVADLERDGLGVTAAAGHDEFSGMLGTSSSIHRIFDAIRKVSTNDAPILITGDSGTGKELTARAIHDRGLRRQGPFIPINCGAIPESLLESELFGYERGAFTGAVGQKKGKVEFAQGGTLFLDEVGELPNALQVKLLRFLQDHTFERVGGCQSIEMNVRIIAATNVNLKEAIEKGTFREDLYYRLGVVHINLPPLRERGEDIALIAMAFLRQAAAHYKKPLEGFTREAMEAMRAYSWPGNVRELSNRVGRAVVMAEGTHVTPMDLDIAHSTVPGDDGSISFKVNQQRIETDLIMKAFTLSQGNLSRAAQELGISRSTLYRRLRQYGMDRTLDARRVLGLSPRASMTEH from the coding sequence GTGGCGAAACCCAAAGTATTCATTTTGGAAGATGATCCGTCCATCGCGGCGGCCGTGCGTTCATCGTTCGAGGACGAATTTGAGCTGATCGCCGCCGAGTGGACCCAGACGGCGGTGTTGCAGATTCACGAACAGATGCCACTGGTGACTCTCCTGGCCTTGGAATCGTCGTCGAATTCCGTTGCCGAGGGATACGTGCGAGTCTTGCAGGAATTGCGGCAGACCGGACATGGCGGAAAAGTAATCGCCTACACGGAGAGCACGGAGCGAAGTCTTGCGGTTCGCGCCGTTCAGCAGGGTGCCTACGACGTGTTGTCCAAGCCGCTCGACATGAGCCTTCTCCGGCAGATTATTCGGCGTGCGGCGCGCGTCGCCGATTTGGAACGGGATGGGTTGGGCGTTACGGCAGCGGCAGGTCATGATGAATTCAGCGGCATGCTCGGCACGAGTTCCAGCATCCATCGGATTTTTGACGCGATCCGCAAGGTTTCGACCAATGATGCCCCTATTTTGATCACCGGTGACAGCGGGACCGGCAAAGAGCTGACGGCCCGCGCGATCCATGATCGGGGACTACGGCGGCAGGGGCCGTTTATCCCGATCAATTGCGGTGCGATTCCGGAAAGCCTGCTGGAGTCGGAGCTGTTCGGTTACGAGCGCGGAGCGTTCACGGGAGCCGTGGGGCAAAAGAAGGGCAAGGTTGAATTTGCTCAGGGAGGAACGCTCTTCCTCGACGAGGTCGGCGAACTGCCCAATGCTCTGCAAGTGAAGCTGCTGCGGTTTCTTCAAGATCACACATTTGAACGGGTGGGCGGGTGTCAATCGATCGAAATGAATGTCCGCATCATCGCGGCCACGAACGTGAATCTCAAGGAAGCGATTGAAAAGGGCACGTTCCGCGAAGATCTCTATTATCGGCTCGGCGTCGTGCACATCAATCTGCCTCCTCTGCGAGAGCGCGGCGAAGATATTGCCTTGATAGCCATGGCCTTCCTTCGTCAGGCCGCGGCTCACTACAAGAAGCCGCTCGAGGGATTCACTCGCGAAGCGATGGAGGCGATGCGGGCCTATTCCTGGCCCGGCAATGTGCGTGAGTTGTCCAACAGGGTCGGGCGTGCGGTCGTCATGGCGGAGGGGACGCACGTCACCCCGATGGATTTGGATATCGCGCACTCGACGGTGCCCGGCGACGACGGTTCGATTTCCTTTAAGGTCAATCAACAGCGGATCGAAACCGATCTGATCATGAAGGCGTTTACCTTGTCGCAAGGGAACTTGAGTCGGGCCGCGCAGGAACTGGGTATCAGTCGATCGACCTTGTATCGACGGCTGCGCCAATATGGGATGGATCGAACGCTTGATGCGCGGCGCGTGCTCGGGCTGTCCCCGCGAGCCTCGATGACCGAACACTAA
- a CDS encoding chlorite dismutase family protein, producing the protein MSSPEQAPRRQYVNFTFYKIDPAWRRLPEDERTRGKQEFLRAVEEYQGKVLVIAYTTVGIRGDCDLMLWRISYELELFQEMSTKIMASGLGKYLYNPYSYLAITKRSIYVDHHTHENQESKRLTVVPGKAKYIFVYPFVKTREWFLLTKAARQGMMDEHIEVGHRFPSVKLNTTYSFGLDDQEWVVAFESDKPEDFLDLVMALRETEGSRYTLRDTPIFTCIRKSLKETLDTLGG; encoded by the coding sequence ATGTCCAGCCCCGAACAAGCTCCCCGCCGTCAGTACGTCAATTTTACGTTCTATAAGATCGATCCCGCCTGGCGTCGGCTTCCTGAAGATGAACGCACACGCGGCAAGCAGGAGTTTCTCCGAGCCGTCGAAGAGTATCAAGGAAAAGTGCTCGTCATCGCCTACACGACCGTCGGTATTCGCGGAGATTGCGACCTGATGCTCTGGCGCATCAGTTATGAGCTCGAACTGTTCCAGGAAATGAGCACGAAGATCATGGCCTCCGGATTGGGCAAGTATCTCTACAATCCCTATTCGTACCTCGCGATCACCAAACGCTCGATTTATGTCGACCACCATACTCATGAGAACCAGGAGAGCAAGCGGCTCACCGTGGTTCCCGGCAAAGCCAAGTACATCTTCGTCTATCCGTTCGTGAAAACTCGTGAGTGGTTCCTGCTCACCAAAGCCGCGCGGCAGGGCATGATGGACGAACACATTGAAGTCGGCCACCGCTTCCCCTCGGTCAAGCTCAACACCACCTATTCGTTCGGTCTCGATGACCAGGAATGGGTTGTGGCCTTCGAGAGCGACAAGCCGGAAGACTTCCTCGACTTGGTCATGGCGCTCCGTGAGACCGAGGGCAGTCGGTACACCTTACGCGACACCCCGATTTTCACCTGCATCCGTAAAAGCCTGAAAGAAACCTTGGATACCCTGGGCGGCTAA
- a CDS encoding response regulator transcription factor produces the protein MRTTGTVRILLVDDHPSFRRGVKDILEEGFEGATMAECGNAQEMLDQVRERSYDLVVMDISMPGRSGPEVLKELKQLAPTLPVLILSMHPEDQYAIRMFKAGAAGYLTKASAPEELVHASKKVMAGGQYVSASVGEALALTVRTGIDKLAHERLSDREYEVLCLIASGKTVSDIAESIHLSVTTISTYRARILDKMNLKNNAELTRYALQHGLVV, from the coding sequence ATGCGAACAACCGGAACCGTGCGAATTCTTCTCGTGGATGACCATCCGTCCTTTCGCCGTGGTGTGAAGGATATTTTGGAAGAAGGCTTCGAAGGCGCCACGATGGCCGAGTGTGGAAACGCGCAGGAGATGCTTGATCAGGTGCGTGAGCGGTCCTACGATCTTGTGGTCATGGACATCAGCATGCCGGGACGCAGTGGTCCCGAGGTGCTGAAGGAGCTCAAGCAACTGGCGCCGACGTTGCCGGTCTTGATTCTGAGTATGCACCCGGAGGACCAATATGCGATTCGTATGTTCAAGGCCGGTGCCGCAGGGTATCTCACCAAGGCCAGCGCGCCGGAAGAATTGGTGCACGCATCAAAAAAGGTGATGGCCGGTGGCCAATACGTCAGTGCTTCAGTGGGAGAAGCCCTGGCGCTGACGGTCAGGACGGGTATCGACAAGTTGGCGCATGAACGGCTGTCGGATCGGGAGTACGAAGTGCTGTGCTTGATCGCGTCTGGGAAAACCGTCAGCGATATTGCCGAAAGTATTCACCTGAGCGTCACGACCATCAGTACGTATCGGGCAAGAATTTTGGATAAAATGAATCTCAAGAACAATGCGGAGTTAACGCGCTATGCCCTGCAACATGGGTTGGTCGTATGA
- a CDS encoding competence/damage-inducible protein A, with amino-acid sequence MSKTKSWTAETIAIGSELLLGGRLDTNSLFIADQLAACGVELRYKTTVGDDLSDMVSVLKTALRRARVVILTGGLGPTIDDVTREAVARATGHRLSRRKAALDGMTARLAEWGRTPTTSQFRQAMIPARADVLANPIGTAPGFSLVWKGVYLAALPGVPREMEPMVRDGVLPQLQAWMRTQKRFSASPMIRRVLHTSGVPESIVDQALAGLVPTGGTIQLGIYASPMEVMVSLTGPAGAEGAVTIEQMLCEAKARLGDIVYGEEEETMESVVGRLLNEQKLTLAVAESCTGGLIGHRLTQVPGSSTYVDRVAVTYSNRAKIEMLGVPVVVLDRHGAVSAEVAAAMARGIRERSSASVGLSVTGIAGPGGATERKPVGLVYVGLDGGPGEAMTQEFRFHGGDRTVIKQRSSQAALDLLRRWLIKKGPG; translated from the coding sequence ATGAGCAAAACGAAATCCTGGACGGCTGAAACCATCGCAATCGGATCCGAGCTGTTGCTGGGCGGCCGTCTCGACACGAACTCGCTGTTCATTGCCGACCAGCTGGCCGCCTGCGGGGTTGAGCTTCGGTATAAGACGACGGTTGGTGATGACCTCTCTGACATGGTGTCTGTGTTGAAGACGGCGTTGCGGCGTGCTCGTGTGGTGATTCTCACCGGTGGGTTGGGCCCGACGATCGACGACGTCACACGTGAAGCCGTGGCGCGAGCGACGGGGCATCGATTGAGCCGGCGAAAGGCCGCGCTGGATGGCATGACCGCTCGGTTGGCCGAATGGGGAAGAACCCCGACTACGTCGCAGTTTCGGCAGGCCATGATTCCTGCCCGCGCCGATGTTCTTGCCAATCCGATTGGAACGGCGCCGGGCTTCTCGCTTGTGTGGAAGGGCGTGTATCTCGCCGCTTTGCCCGGGGTGCCGCGTGAGATGGAACCGATGGTGCGTGACGGCGTGCTGCCGCAATTGCAAGCGTGGATGCGTACCCAGAAACGATTCAGCGCGTCTCCCATGATTCGGCGAGTGCTCCACACGTCCGGGGTGCCGGAATCAATCGTGGATCAGGCCCTGGCCGGGCTGGTTCCCACAGGGGGCACGATTCAGCTCGGCATCTATGCGTCTCCAATGGAAGTCATGGTGTCGCTGACGGGACCAGCCGGAGCGGAAGGCGCGGTCACCATCGAGCAGATGTTGTGTGAGGCCAAGGCGCGGCTCGGCGATATTGTTTATGGAGAGGAAGAGGAAACCATGGAGTCGGTGGTCGGCCGGTTGCTCAACGAGCAGAAGCTAACTCTCGCCGTCGCCGAATCCTGCACCGGCGGACTGATCGGCCATCGGTTGACGCAGGTGCCAGGCTCATCGACATACGTCGATCGAGTGGCTGTCACCTATAGCAATCGGGCCAAGATCGAGATGTTGGGCGTGCCGGTCGTTGTGCTCGATCGTCATGGTGCAGTCAGTGCGGAAGTGGCCGCGGCGATGGCACGGGGTATTCGTGAACGGAGCAGCGCCTCCGTCGGCTTGAGCGTGACGGGCATTGCCGGGCCCGGTGGCGCGACGGAGAGGAAGCCGGTGGGCCTGGTCTATGTGGGGCTCGACGGAGGCCCGGGCGAAGCGATGACGCAAGAGTTTCGTTTTCATGGCGGTGACCGGACGGTGATCAAGCAACGGTCCTCGCAGGCGGCACTCGATCTGCTCCGTCGCTGGCTGATCAAGAAGGGGCCGGGATGA
- the thpR gene encoding RNA 2',3'-cyclic phosphodiesterase: MIRAFLAIEVPPEISTALATIQQTLKRQLERTCDRQARISWVRPVSMHLTLKFLGDATDESIEPLRVAIKQVVSAHQAIPIPLERLGTFPGPQAPRVLWVGPSGSWEQGREALRLAALHREVEACCRAANFAPEERPFSPHLTLARIKDGAREVGRALAQSGVMERPLEIGALPVEAVVLMRSDLRPTGSVYTKLWSARIGER, from the coding sequence ATGATCAGGGCGTTCCTCGCCATCGAGGTGCCTCCGGAGATATCTACGGCCCTCGCCACTATTCAACAGACGTTGAAACGACAACTCGAACGAACGTGCGATCGCCAGGCGAGGATCAGTTGGGTGCGGCCGGTCTCGATGCACCTCACACTCAAATTTCTCGGTGATGCAACGGACGAATCGATTGAACCGCTTCGGGTGGCCATCAAACAGGTCGTGTCAGCGCATCAGGCGATTCCTATTCCTCTTGAGCGACTGGGTACGTTCCCGGGCCCGCAGGCACCACGGGTGCTTTGGGTGGGACCATCAGGGAGTTGGGAGCAGGGCCGGGAGGCGCTGCGGCTCGCGGCGCTCCATCGTGAAGTGGAAGCCTGCTGCCGGGCAGCGAACTTTGCGCCGGAGGAGCGGCCATTCAGTCCACATTTGACTCTTGCGCGGATCAAAGACGGGGCGCGAGAAGTTGGGCGGGCGTTGGCCCAGAGCGGTGTGATGGAGCGACCTCTAGAGATAGGAGCGCTTCCTGTTGAGGCGGTGGTCCTCATGAGGAGCGACCTGCGCCCGACCGGCTCAGTCTATACGAAACTGTGGAGCGCGAGGATCGGGGAGAGGTAA
- a CDS encoding FKBP-type peptidyl-prolyl cis-trans isomerase: MFVSKGDLVSVEYTIRLEDDRVIETTVGESPLIYTHGQEEILEGLEAALDGMELGTAKLVSVAPVDAYGEIHPEGFFEVSRDRVPEEAQRIGMKLETTAPDGRVVFPYVADIRPEVIVLDLNHPLAGKTLLFNLRVLDIRRGERQLMTGAVFGENAAR, from the coding sequence ATGTTCGTATCCAAGGGCGATCTTGTGTCCGTCGAATATACCATTCGGCTCGAAGACGACCGTGTCATTGAGACTACTGTCGGGGAATCTCCGCTGATCTACACCCATGGACAAGAGGAGATTCTGGAAGGCTTGGAAGCGGCACTTGACGGCATGGAACTCGGGACAGCCAAGCTGGTGTCAGTCGCGCCCGTGGATGCCTACGGAGAGATTCACCCTGAGGGGTTTTTCGAAGTCAGTCGAGATCGAGTTCCGGAGGAGGCCCAACGGATCGGGATGAAGTTGGAAACTACCGCTCCGGACGGTCGGGTGGTGTTTCCTTATGTCGCCGACATCAGGCCGGAAGTGATCGTGCTTGACCTCAACCATCCGCTTGCCGGGAAGACGTTGTTGTTCAATCTCAGGGTGCTCGACATCCGGCGTGGTGAACGCCAGCTGATGACGGGAGCTGTGTTCGGGGAAAACGCAGCGCGTTAA